A region from the Cannabis sativa cultivar Pink pepper isolate KNU-18-1 chromosome 9, ASM2916894v1, whole genome shotgun sequence genome encodes:
- the LOC115721687 gene encoding uncharacterized protein LOC115721687 produces MAEECAESSVAISTSAGVVSPSNWWDLHPTTAAAATAAAGSSALSSWCHHHHRNNNNTNTTTINNCRNIPWHNIHQAAAAIAPNPNSNSDEDVSISTSFTNASNHSGLTVESSRRLIEPAASSSDDLMAEQQTASDNHIWSHVLLNVGNNGELHNHNQDVGENFLDMLSSSSTKSNNNNSNNGMYEPLACDYLKKLDTNTNSAKYSNSWDDHNNHFSSSNNNNNFDDQKSNSTMMMMMINTSTTTTTPSTALINESMVENERLTNKLSNLISTWSIAPPDPLEININTTTTTNNNNNNHYFNPDDQTCNISLSSNSIMEDHHFPPCNYLLPSLKLENHSGHGDGDEMDEARPFNNNIMGYNNNNGSFMTSAGHYGMPGPGPGLGPGSMDSYSSCASNVKNFADVISFGGRLGKPFMDLHGSNNNNIKPCINKSLGLSDSKKQGLQTSTPTKGSGRGQGNTSSEGKKKRSDNQDNNSETSLKKPKQENSTASSAKIQVPKVKLGDRITALQQIVSPFGKTDTASVLYEAIQYIKFLQEQVKLLSNPYMKTNSHKDAWGSLDRNIKDHHHHQNQQNNQMMMVMKGDHHHHHQNHQNNHHVKLDLRSRGLCLVPLSCTPQVYRDNTGSDYWTPTYRGCLYR; encoded by the exons ATGGCTGAAGAATGCGCCGAGAGTTCGGTGGCTATTTCCACCTCTGCTGGCGTTGTATCGCCAAGCAATTGGTGGGATCTCCATCCAACTACTGCAGCTGCGGCCACGGCCGCAGCTGGCTCATCAGCTCTCTCTTCATGgtgtcatcatcatcatcgtaACAATAATAACACCAATACTACTACAATCAATAATTGCCGTAATATTCCATGGCATAATATTCATCAAGCTGCGGCGGCTATTGCTCCCAACCCTAACTCCAACTCCGATGAGGATGTTTCAATTTCTACTTCCTTCACTAATGCTTCAAACCACTCTGGCCTCACTGTTGAGTCATCTCGCCGCCTTATTGAGCCGGCCGCTTCTTCTAGCGACGACTTGATGGCTGAGCAACAAACCGCTTCTGATAATCATATTTGGAGTCATGTCTTATT AAATGTTGGGAACAATGGAGAATTACACAACCATAATCAAGACGTGGGAGAAAATTTCCTAGATatgttatcatcatcatcaacaaagagcaataataataatagtaataatgggATGTACGAGCCATTAGCATGTGACTACTTGAAGAAGCTTGACACTAATACTAATAGTGCTAAGTACTCAAACAGTTGGGATGATCATAATAATCACTTCTCATcatcaaacaataataataattttgatgATCAAAAGAGTAATAGtactatgatgatgatgatgatcaatactagtACCACTACTACTACTCCATCAACAGCTTTGATCAATGAATCAATGGTGGAAAACGAAAGATTAACCAACAAGTTATCAAACCTAATCAGCACATGGTCAATTGCACCACCCGATCCACTCGAAATCAACATCAATACTACTACAACtactaacaacaacaacaacaaccactaCTTCAATCCTGATGATCAAACTTGCAATATCTCCTTGAGCTCTAATTCAATAATGGAGGATCATCATTTTCCTCCATGTAACTACCTTCTTCCAAGTTTGAAGCTCGAAAATCATAGTGGACATGGCGATGGTGATGAGATGGATGAAGCAAGGccgtttaataataatattatgggatataataataataatggctCCTTTATGACTTCCGCCGGTCATTATGGGATGCCAGGGCCAGGTCCAGGGCTGGGGCCGGGATCGATGGACTCTTATTCTTCATGCGCTAGTAATGTTAAGAATTTCGCCGATGTTATATCGTTTGGTGGCCGATTAGGGAAGCCCTTCATGGATTTGCATGGCTCTAATAACAACAATATTAAGCCTTGTATTAACAAGTCTTTGGGTTTGTCAGATTCTAAGAAACAAGGGCTTCAAACTTCTACTCCG ACAAAAGGCAGTGGAAGAGGACAAGGTAATACGAGTTCTGAAGGGAAGAAAAAAAGGTCTGATAATCAAGATAATAATTCAGAAACAAGCTTGAAAAAACCAAAACAAGAAAATTCTACAGCTTCATCTGCAaag atACAAGTACCAAAAGTCAAGCTTGGAGATAGAATCACGGCTCTTCAGCAAATCGTCTCCCCTTTTGGAAag ACTGACACAGCATCAGTTCTATACGAGGCAATTCAATACATAAAGTTTCTTCAAGAGCAAGTGAAG TTGCTGAGTAATCCTTACATGAAAACTAACTCACACAAG GATGCATGGGGAAGCTTGGATAGAAACATTAaggatcatcatcatcatcaaaatcaGCAGAATAATCAAATGATGATGGTGATGAAGggtgatcatcatcatcatcatcaaaatcatcaaaataatcatCATGTAAAGCTTGACCTGAGGAGTAGAGGACTTTGTTTAGTTCCATTGTCATGTACTCCACAAGTTTATCGTGACAATACAGGATCTGACTACTGGACCCCAACCTATAGAGGCTGTTTGTATAGATGA